A window of the Bacillus andreraoultii genome harbors these coding sequences:
- a CDS encoding IS4 family transposase: protein MSKKSIGHKKVICQCLSILPTDEFACPLLNYDYDKLSVDSLLKIFVAAQIGKWESYADIEEKIRSDKKLREALNLPSISGSQLSRRINELPTEIAQSFFLKVVYILRDLTKNYKGIDSTIGKLSIVDSTHIKLPPQLCDWAYVTKGWNVVKMHTRLVVLSENVSFPDKILPSTGNVSDFESTDVLIEKSDTTYVMDRGYPSNKNLNDWLEQEIHFVVRLSKNFKFVARENYNITNSVVQKDCKVLVYPSKRPARLVEFIDEDGKLYRLLTTRFDLTADEIMDIYRYRWMIETFFKWIKQHLRIIKIWSTKPQGMWNQMFIALAAYCLSLIVQIKSKTKKTLWEVLRALRTYMFKTWASFLKELHPKKMKTSKGRQKIPIVKEKQDIFVGTIARIKPQKRK, encoded by the coding sequence ATGAGTAAGAAAAGTATAGGTCATAAAAAGGTAATTTGTCAATGTTTATCGATTTTACCTACCGACGAATTTGCTTGTCCATTATTAAACTATGATTATGATAAGCTCTCGGTAGATTCACTTTTAAAGATATTTGTGGCTGCTCAAATTGGCAAATGGGAATCCTATGCGGATATTGAAGAAAAGATACGGTCGGATAAGAAACTCCGCGAAGCTTTGAATTTACCAAGTATTAGTGGATCCCAACTCTCAAGAAGAATTAATGAATTACCCACAGAAATAGCACAGAGTTTTTTTCTAAAAGTAGTTTATATACTTAGGGATTTAACAAAGAATTATAAAGGAATTGATTCAACAATAGGCAAATTAAGTATTGTAGATTCTACTCATATAAAACTTCCCCCTCAACTATGTGACTGGGCTTATGTCACAAAAGGGTGGAATGTTGTAAAGATGCATACTAGACTAGTTGTCTTGTCAGAAAATGTATCATTTCCAGATAAAATACTACCTTCTACCGGAAATGTTAGTGATTTTGAGAGTACAGATGTACTAATTGAAAAATCAGATACGACCTATGTAATGGATCGCGGATATCCATCAAATAAAAATCTTAATGACTGGCTCGAACAAGAGATTCATTTTGTTGTTCGGCTATCAAAAAACTTTAAATTTGTTGCAAGAGAAAATTACAACATTACTAACTCAGTGGTACAGAAAGATTGTAAGGTTCTCGTTTATCCTAGTAAACGCCCGGCGCGTCTAGTTGAGTTTATCGATGAGGATGGGAAATTATATCGCTTATTAACGACTCGATTTGATTTAACCGCTGATGAGATAATGGACATTTACCGGTATCGTTGGATGATTGAAACGTTTTTCAAATGGATAAAGCAACATTTAAGGATAATTAAGATTTGGAGTACGAAACCACAAGGTATGTGGAATCAAATGTTTATTGCCTTAGCTGCCTATTGTTTATCACTAATTGTGCAAATTAAATCTAAAACAAAAAAGACTTTATGGGAGGTTCTTAGAGCGTTAAGAACGTATATGTTTAAAACGTGGGCTTCATTCCTAAAAGAACTACATCCGAAAAAAATGAAAACTTCGAAAGGACGACAAAAAATACCTATAGTGAAGGAAAAGCAGGATATCTTTGTGGGGACTATTGCCAGAATTAAGCCGCAAAAAAGAAAATAG
- a CDS encoding REP-associated tyrosine transposase yields MSRKHRIWYPGAMYHITARGNKRAAIFKIKQDYEMYLTLLDEVRNKYPFQLHAYCLMTNHLHLQIETIRDHIQYIMKDLHSRYAIYLNKRLKTDGHVFQGRYGAQLIQDDSYFLEVSRYIHRNPLEAKMVKRAEAYPWSSYASYIFNEGNPYIDKSKTYAYFPEPSHLYYQRFVESNLDLKEMDVKEGKAWELVLQV; encoded by the coding sequence ATGTCTAGGAAGCATCGGATTTGGTATCCGGGGGCGATGTATCATATTACGGCTCGTGGGAATAAGCGAGCGGCAATTTTTAAGATTAAGCAAGATTATGAAATGTACTTGACCTTATTAGATGAGGTTCGCAACAAGTATCCTTTTCAACTCCACGCGTACTGCTTGATGACCAACCACTTACATCTTCAGATTGAAACCATTCGTGACCATATTCAATACATCATGAAAGATCTACATTCTCGCTATGCTATCTATTTAAATAAACGATTAAAGACAGATGGACATGTCTTTCAAGGGAGGTATGGGGCTCAGTTAATTCAGGATGACTCCTATTTCTTAGAAGTGAGTCGCTATATTCATCGAAATCCATTAGAAGCTAAAATGGTGAAACGTGCGGAGGCGTATCCTTGGAGTAGCTATGCTTCTTATATATTTAATGAAGGTAATCCGTACATAGATAAATCGAAAACGTATGCGTATTTTCCAGAGCCGAGTCATTTGTATTATCAACGGTTTGTTGAGAGTAATCTTGATCTTAAGGAGATGGATGTAAAGGAGGGCAAGGCATGGGAGCTAGTGTTACAAGTATAG
- a CDS encoding YifB family Mg chelatase-like AAA ATPase has protein sequence MGASVTSIGLKGLEGYRVQVEVQAMDGMDAIVIVGLPDASVKESKERISAALVSMGYSMHEKKVVINLSPAEQKKNGPLFDLPMAIGMLISMNEIKVQIPPDTAFIGALSLAGHIRPVEGMLPAVLAARRLGIHTIYMPYDEQLPALSFPDLEIIYVAHLQDVLQHLNGQPVLPIFTQAQTRAEEQQLSNRIDFQEIIGHKHAKLALEVAAAGEHHVLMSGPPGCGKSFLAESFPSILSPLTEEARLEMISLYHLSGETLENTKTPPFRNPHHTASGVSIIGGGQNPKPGEVSLAHRGVLFLDEIAEFSKKTLDMLRQPLEAGRVTISRAHSTVTYPAQFILIGAMNPCPCGFLGSNTHYCTCTPNKIQSYQNKLSGPIRDRFDIFLSLRPVDLNKRHKENQESSEVVRKRVAQARERQYERYGVEICNSRVSYEELMKKSPLTHQQQNLLKQLSAKRNFSNRTQIKIIRLARTISDLKGEEAITDESLWQAVQLNNREMSTKDKRKVVFSWA, from the coding sequence ATGGGAGCTAGTGTTACAAGTATAGGGTTAAAAGGATTAGAGGGCTACCGTGTTCAAGTAGAAGTACAAGCAATGGATGGGATGGATGCCATTGTTATTGTTGGTTTACCGGATGCGTCTGTAAAAGAATCAAAGGAACGGATCTCAGCAGCTCTTGTCTCGATGGGGTATTCCATGCATGAGAAGAAGGTCGTTATTAATCTATCCCCTGCTGAACAGAAGAAGAATGGGCCACTTTTTGACTTACCGATGGCGATTGGGATGTTAATAAGTATGAATGAAATAAAGGTCCAAATTCCACCTGATACGGCCTTTATTGGGGCGTTGTCATTAGCTGGTCATATTCGACCGGTTGAAGGAATGTTACCGGCTGTGTTGGCTGCACGAAGGTTAGGGATCCACACGATTTATATGCCTTATGATGAACAGTTGCCTGCACTATCGTTTCCGGACTTAGAGATTATTTATGTAGCCCATCTACAAGACGTTTTGCAACATTTAAATGGACAGCCAGTGTTACCCATTTTTACACAAGCGCAAACACGGGCTGAAGAGCAGCAGCTTTCGAATCGTATTGATTTTCAAGAAATTATTGGTCATAAACATGCAAAACTTGCCCTGGAAGTAGCGGCTGCCGGGGAACACCATGTTTTAATGTCTGGCCCACCTGGTTGTGGGAAAAGTTTTTTGGCTGAAAGTTTTCCGTCTATTTTATCGCCATTAACCGAAGAAGCGAGGTTAGAAATGATTAGTTTATATCATCTTAGTGGTGAGACACTCGAGAATACGAAGACTCCACCTTTTCGTAATCCCCATCATACAGCATCAGGCGTATCGATAATAGGAGGTGGGCAAAATCCGAAACCGGGTGAAGTGTCTCTAGCTCATCGAGGGGTGTTATTTTTAGATGAAATCGCCGAGTTTTCGAAAAAGACGTTAGATATGTTAAGACAACCATTAGAAGCTGGTAGGGTTACCATTAGCCGTGCACATTCAACGGTCACTTATCCTGCGCAGTTTATTTTAATTGGGGCGATGAATCCGTGTCCTTGTGGATTTTTAGGGTCGAATACTCATTACTGTACATGCACACCGAATAAAATACAATCCTATCAAAATAAGTTATCCGGTCCGATTCGTGATCGGTTTGATATTTTTCTATCGTTACGGCCTGTTGATTTAAACAAACGCCATAAGGAGAATCAAGAATCATCGGAAGTTGTCCGAAAGCGTGTTGCACAGGCAAGAGAGCGCCAATATGAACGATATGGAGTAGAAATATGTAACAGCCGAGTCTCCTATGAAGAACTGATGAAAAAGAGCCCACTCACCCATCAACAACAAAATCTACTGAAGCAACTATCAGCGAAAAGAAACTTCAGCAATCGTACTCAAATAAAAATCATCCGTCTCGCCCGAACCATTTCTGACTTAAAAGGAGAAGAGGCAATCACCGACGAAAGCCTATGGCAAGCGGTACAGTTGAATAACAGAGAAATGAGTACAAAGGATAAGCGGAAAGTCGTGTTTTCATGGGCTTGA
- a CDS encoding retropepsin-like aspartic protease: MIEIKEVSGLPFTEVHVNFRGKSIRLENVLIDTGSAGTIFNVNKLEKIGVKPEANDVTQTIQGIGGIEFVYTKSIDKIKISEEIAISNFLVELGSMDYGLELNGIIGYDFMKEVGLVIDLKKFNISI; encoded by the coding sequence ATGATAGAGATTAAAGAAGTATCGGGCTTACCGTTTACAGAGGTACATGTAAATTTTCGTGGGAAAAGTATTAGGTTAGAAAATGTTTTAATTGATACTGGTTCTGCTGGTACGATTTTTAACGTAAATAAGCTAGAGAAAATTGGTGTAAAACCGGAAGCAAATGATGTAACTCAGACAATACAAGGTATAGGTGGAATTGAATTTGTCTACACGAAAAGTATTGATAAAATAAAAATATCTGAAGAAATAGCAATCAGCAATTTTCTTGTTGAATTAGGGTCGATGGATTATGGTTTAGAGCTGAATGGGATTATAGGGTATGATTTCATGAAAGAAGTTGGGCTGGTTATTGATTTAAAAAAATTTAATATATCCATTTAA
- a CDS encoding sigma-70 family RNA polymerase sigma factor gives MKDKEKEFERVVEEMQPMILSIIKRLNIYKNHEEFYQIALIALWEAYRSYNPTKAKFSTFAYHYIQGYLKTELQRQTRKDDNEHQPDDVGWNQIANQLQVESEHEEWFLQDLIKQLKPKQQQFIDLHFMKGMKLTEIAETLGVSYPTVKYWRRQALAVLREKLMKE, from the coding sequence ATGAAAGACAAGGAAAAAGAGTTTGAAAGAGTAGTAGAGGAAATGCAGCCAATGATTCTATCAATTATAAAACGGCTGAACATTTACAAAAATCACGAGGAATTCTATCAAATTGCATTAATCGCATTATGGGAGGCATACCGCTCATACAATCCAACAAAGGCGAAATTCTCAACCTTTGCTTACCATTACATCCAAGGGTATTTAAAAACAGAGCTACAAAGGCAAACGCGAAAGGACGATAACGAACATCAACCTGATGACGTCGGTTGGAACCAAATCGCCAATCAACTACAAGTAGAAAGTGAACACGAGGAATGGTTCTTACAAGACTTAATCAAACAACTAAAACCAAAGCAACAGCAATTCATCGACCTCCACTTTATGAAAGGAATGAAACTAACCGAAATTGCAGAAACTCTCGGCGTCAGTTATCCAACAGTGAAATATTGGAGGAGACAAGCACTCGCGGTATTGAGGGAGAAGTTGATGAAGGAGTAG
- a CDS encoding DUF262 domain-containing protein: protein MNYIEESVRGDIILQPHYQRKDVWTRSKKSKLIESVLCNIPIPSIYLAETKDGDWEVIDGQQRLRAFFDFIEGKYKLSQMPILSNLKNKYFNDLGTYHRKLEDYQLHIFIIKKESHPDIHLPL, encoded by the coding sequence TTGAATTACATAGAAGAAAGTGTACGAGGTGATATCATTCTTCAACCACACTACCAAAGAAAAGATGTCTGGACGAGGTCGAAAAAATCAAAACTTATTGAATCCGTTCTTTGTAACATTCCAATTCCTTCTATATATCTAGCTGAGACGAAAGATGGAGATTGGGAAGTAATTGATGGTCAACAAAGGTTACGGGCGTTCTTTGACTTTATCGAGGGAAAATACAAACTCTCACAAATGCCGATTTTATCCAACCTTAAAAATAAATACTTCAACGATTTAGGTACATATCATAGGAAATTAGAGGATTATCAATTACATATTTTTATTATAAAGAAGGAATCGCATCCAGATATTCATTTGCCGTTATGA
- a CDS encoding AAA family ATPase: MIKNFEVKNFKCYEDYHSFRQPGLTFVSGSNNSGKSSLLHAIYLLTQNKSIRYPVLSLNEEIDLG; encoded by the coding sequence ATGATAAAAAATTTCGAAGTAAAAAACTTTAAATGTTATGAAGACTATCATTCGTTTCGGCAGCCAGGTTTAACTTTTGTATCCGGTTCAAATAACTCCGGTAAATCTTCACTTCTTCACGCGATTTATTTATTAACACAAAATAAATCCATTCGTTATCCTGTTTTATCATTAAATGAGGAAATTGACTTAGGTTGA